The Catenulispora sp. GP43 nucleotide sequence CCGTGGGAAGGCTTGTCCTGCGCAGCCCGATGGGCCGGAACACCAGGCTGCCCAGCAGCTGCTCGTAGCTGCGTCCGGTCGCGGCCTGGGCCATGAGCGCGACGGCGATGTTGTCGGAGTTGGAGTACTGATACTGCGTGCCCGGCACGAACTGCAGTGGCTCCGAGGCGACGAACGACAATAGATCGTCCGGTGCGAAGACGTGGTGGGGATCGGCTTCGAGCTCCGCGCGGAATGCCGGGGACCCTGAGTAGTCCGGGAGCCCGCTGGTGTGCTGCAACAGCTGCCGGAGCGTCACGCGGTACCAGGAGGCCGGCAAGGAGGGCAGCCAGTGCCCGATGGTGTCGTCGAGGCCGAGTGTTGCCCGGGCGACCAGTGAGAGCGCCACAGCACCGCTGAAGGCCTTGGCGACACTGGCGATCCGCATGGCGTCCCGCGGCTGCGGCGGCCGTCCGGTACCGAGGTTGGCGACCCCGGCGCGGTAGACGTTCGTGGCGCCCTGGCGGTCGAAGGTCACGATGACGCCGGGAGGCCCGCCCTGCACGTGCACGAGCGCTTCCAACTGCTGCTGGAGGCCGGGAGCGTGCGGCGCCGGTCGCGCGGCGCCGGTCGCCGTCGTCGCCGAGACAGCGAGTACGCCGGCGACGGCCGCGCATGCCGCCGCGGAACGGAGGTGACGGAGGTGTCCGAACATGGAGCGGATCTAGCCGGACGGCCGGCGTGACAAACGCACTGGTCCCGGCGTGCAGTCATTTGGAGTAGCGGCCCCGAAACGTATTGGGGCCTCCAGATTTCTCTGGAGGCCCTAATACGTTGAGTGTGGACCTGAGGAGATTTGAACTCCTGACCCCCTCGATGCGAACGAGGTGCGCTACCAGACTGCGCCACAGGCCCTCAACGAGTCAGAAATCTATCACATGGGCCGACCCGTTCTGAAACCCGTTTCCCGGCCCTACCCGTTGGCTGCGCGCCTGTACTCCTGTGCGGACTGTGCGGGGCGCCACACCGTGGACTCCGGCTCGCGCACGACGGCTTCGGCCGGGGCCGCGGACCCCGCCGGCGCGGCCGTGCGCTGCTCCGCCTGGCGCTGCCGCTCGCGGCGCCGTTCGGCGGCCACCGCGGCCTGGCGGCGGCGGTAGCGCTCGCGGGTGCGCTGCTTCTCGTCCCGGCGGATGTAGACGACGTAGCCGGAGAACAACGCCGCCGGGGCGAGCATGGCCCAGATGTAGTCCAGGCCGAGGAAGGTGCTCACGACGGCGCCCAGGGTCGCCAGCGTGAACAGTCCGGCGACCACGCGGCGCCGGCGCATCAGCAGCACGCCGCGGTGCCGGGCGGCGGTCGCGGCCGGGGACAGCCTGGCGACCGGCTGGTGGTGCGGCAGGCGGGCGGTGACGCGCCTGCGCGGCTGGGCGGCCGGGGACGCGGAGGGCTTCGCCTTGAGCGCGGGCTTCTGCTTGACGCTCTCGACCGAGGCCGGTGTCGGCAGGACCGCTGTCTTACGCGACGGGGCCTGCCGGGCTTTCTGGGCCTTCTGGGCCTTCTGGGCTTGATCCGAGATGCGCGGGTCGCCGGAGCGCGGGCCGGGGGCGCCGTCCGTTCCGGTGGCGGCCAGCGACTCCTCGGCGAGTACCTTCTTCTCGAAGCGCTCGCTGCGTCCCAGGGTGCGGATGGCGGCGGCGTATCGGGCCTTCTCACGGGCCTCGTTCAGCTGCTCTTCCCTGCGCAGCCACACAGGGACGAGGTACACCGCCCAGGCGCCGACGATTCCCGCATAGATGAGGCCGCTGCTGCTCACAACACAGCACAGTAGAGGGGACGTCGATCATCAAGGCGCATTCTGTCGGCGTGTCGTTGAGGTTGTGACGAGACTGTTGTGACAGATGGGGCCAGTGGATCAGCTTAGGGTGTCCGCTGTTCCCCCATCAAGCACGCTCCATACCATTTGTCACCCGGCAGGAGTAGTGCCGGTGCTCGAAAGAGTGACGTGCCAGCGGGACAGCAGCCCGTCGGGCACCTCCTCGGCGGTGAGCGCGAAGGCCTCGTGGTCGCGCCAGTCGCCGTCGATGTGCAGGTACGCGCGGCGCAGCCCCTCGGCCCGGAACCCGAGCTTGTGGACCACGCGCAGGCTCGCCGCGTTCTCGGGCCGGATGCAGACCTCGATCCGGTGCATCCCGCCGGCCCGGAAGCAGTGGTCGACGGCCAGCGCGACCGCGGTCGGGGTGATGCCTCGGCCGGCGACGGTCTCGTCGACCCAGTAGCCGATGTTGGCCGAGCGCAGCGAGCCCCAGGTGATGCTGGAGACGGTGAGCTGCCCGACGAGCCGGTGCGCGGCCGGCTTGGCGGCGGGACGGCGTCCGCGGCGCCCGGCCTGCTCGGCGTCGGCGGGCCCGTCGTCCAGGACGTCGGACGGATCCGCGGGCTCGGCGTAGTCGATCGCGAACGGCAGCATCCGCCCGGCCAGCGCCTCGGCGCGCAGCCGCCGCACCATCTGCCGGAAGGTGATCCGCCCGCTGGTGTCGCCGGGCGGCACGGTGGCCTCCCAGCGTGTCAGCCAGCTCCGGTTCCGCTCCTTCAGCTCCCGCCAGGCCGGCGCGTCGGCCAGCGCCAGCGGCCGCAGCCGCACGGGTCCGTCGCTCAGCACGGCCGGCCAGGCCGCGCCCCACCCGGCGGGCCGGTTCAGTGGTCGCCCCCGCGCAGCTGGTCGAGCGCGTGCCCGAGGATCCGGCCGAGCACGGCCATGCCGTCGCGCACGCCGCCGGCGGAGCCGGGCAGGTTGACGATGAGCGTGTGCCCCGCGACGCCCGCGATCGCCCGCGACAGGGCGGCGGTGGGCACCTTCGGCAGCCCTTCGGCCCGGATCGCCTCCGCGATCCCCGGCACCTCGTAGTCGAGCACCCGCCGCGTCATCTCCGGGGTCTGATCCGTCGGCGAGATCCCGGTCCCGCCGGTGGTGATGATGGCGTCGTAGCCGAGCGAGAGCATCCGCCGCAGCGCGGCCTCCACCGGAGCCCCGTCGGGCACCACTTCCGGCCCAGCGGCGGCGAACCCGAGCTCGGTCAGCCGCTCCACGATGATCGGCCCCGTGGTGTCGGCGTACACCCCCTTAGCCGCACGGTTGGACACCGTCACGACCATCGCACGCCGCATCGCGCTCCCCCTGTCCGGCTCAGTGTCGCCCGCCAACGGTACTCACTTTCCTCTCCGGGTGAGCCGGAAACGAAAGAACCCCGCCGGTCACCCGACGGGGTTCTGCGGTCCTGCTTCGAAGTGGCCAGGGGCGGGGTCGAACCGCCGACCTTCCGATTTTCAGTCGGACGCTCGTACCAACTGAGCTACCTGGCCCTACTGCGAAAGCGCCCGGTCTCCCGGACACCTCGAACAGCATACCGGATCCAGGGGGATGCCTCCCACCGGTTTGCGGATCGGGCCGATCGGCTGACGCCGTCAGCGGAATCCGTACCGGGCGTCCGCCTGGCGGTTGGTGACGATCTCCTTGCCCAGCGGGGCCAGAGAGACCGGGATCAGCTTGAAGTTCGCGATGCCCAGCGGGATGCCGATGACGGTCAGGCACAGCAGCACGCCGGTGACCGCGTGGCCGATGGCCAGCCACAGGCCCGCGACCACGAACCAGATGATGTTCCCGATGAACGACATGGCGCCGGCCGTGGGCTTGGCGACGATCGTCCGGCCGAACGGCCACAGGGCGTAGTTCGCTATCCGGAACGAGGCCAGGCCCCAGGGG carries:
- a CDS encoding serine hydrolase domain-containing protein; this encodes MFGHLRHLRSAAACAAVAGVLAVSATTATGAARPAPHAPGLQQQLEALVHVQGGPPGVIVTFDRQGATNVYRAGVANLGTGRPPQPRDAMRIASVAKAFSGAVALSLVARATLGLDDTIGHWLPSLPASWYRVTLRQLLQHTSGLPDYSGSPAFRAELEADPHHVFAPDDLLSFVASEPLQFVPGTQYQYSNSDNIAVALMAQAATGRSYEQLLGSLVFRPIGLRRTSLPTGYEMPRPYIHGYGIRDGRLTDVSTEFSASASWASGGIVSTPKDLNAFIKAYGGPSLLPRRVRQAQLAFIDGASEPAGPGQNSAGLALFRYVTRCGTVYGHTGNTSGYTQFAAASPDGSRAMTFSVNAQITANTDPTVFATMRAIEENAVCELLRR
- a CDS encoding GNAT family N-acetyltransferase, which translates into the protein MLSDGPVRLRPLALADAPAWRELKERNRSWLTRWEATVPPGDTSGRITFRQMVRRLRAEALAGRMLPFAIDYAEPADPSDVLDDGPADAEQAGRRGRRPAAKPAAHRLVGQLTVSSITWGSLRSANIGYWVDETVAGRGITPTAVALAVDHCFRAGGMHRIEVCIRPENAASLRVVHKLGFRAEGLRRAYLHIDGDWRDHEAFALTAEEVPDGLLSRWHVTLSSTGTTPAG
- a CDS encoding YccF domain-containing protein, with amino-acid sequence MRFILNIIWLVLCGFWMAVGYVVAGLICCVLIITIPWGLASFRIANYALWPFGRTIVAKPTAGAMSFIGNIIWFVVAGLWLAIGHAVTGVLLCLTVIGIPLGIANFKLIPVSLAPLGKEIVTNRQADARYGFR
- a CDS encoding molybdenum cofactor biosynthesis protein B gives rise to the protein MRRAMVVTVSNRAAKGVYADTTGPIIVERLTELGFAAAGPEVVPDGAPVEAALRRMLSLGYDAIITTGGTGISPTDQTPEMTRRVLDYEVPGIAEAIRAEGLPKVPTAALSRAIAGVAGHTLIVNLPGSAGGVRDGMAVLGRILGHALDQLRGGDH